GGCCTGGATGGCCACCGCCAGCCCCGCGGGGCCGGCCCCCACCACCGCCACGTCGTACCGCTTCACGGCTCCTGCTCCGCCCGGGCCATGGCCAGCGCGCTCTTCGCCATCTCCACCGCCATGCGCACCATGCCCACCTTCTTCGGGGGTGACAGCGTGCCCGCCTGGAAGCGCTGGAGCGCCTCGCGCCGGCGCAGCTTGCCGCTCGACGTGCGAGGCAGCGTCCCTGGCTCCAGCACCCGCACCGTGTGCGCGCGCACGCCCGTCGCCGCCAGCACCACCGCGCGGATGCGCTCCTCCAGGGCCTCCGGCGCCTCCAGGCCCGAGCGCTCGGCGAGGATGAGCAGCGCCTCGTCCGTCTCTCCCTCGGGGACGAAGCCCAGCGCCACCGCGCAGCCGACGCGCACCCCCTCCACGCCGAGCAGCGGGTCCTCGAACGTCTGCGGGGCGTGGTTGGCGCCCCGGATGATGACCACGTCCTTCGCGCGGCCCGTCAGGTACAGCTCTCCGTCATCGATGAAGCCCAGGTCCCCCGTGTCCAGCCACCCCTCCGGCGTCAGCGCCCGCCGCGTGGCCGCCTCGTCGCCGAAGTAGCCCGACATCAACGAGGGCCCCCGCGCGAACACGCGCCCCACGCGCCGCTCCGGCAGCACCGCGCCGTCCGCGTCGCGCACCTCGACCTCGAAGCCCGGCACGGGCGAGCCCACGCTCACCAGCTCCCGCGAGCCCTCCACCACCACGCCCTCGCGCGCCAGCCGCTCCGGGTCCACCCCCAGCGCGCGAGGCCCCCGCGAGGCCGGCGGGAAGGTCACCGCGAGCGACGCCTCGGACAGGCCGTAGACGGGGCGCAGCGCGCGCGCCGAGAAGCCCCACTTCTCGAAGCGGTCCGCGAAGCGCCGCAGCGTCTGGATGGACACCGGCTCCGCGCCGTTGAGCGCGTGCACCCACGACGACAGGTCCACCCCCGCCATCTCCGCGTCCTTCACCCGCTTGAGGCACAGGCCGTACGCGAAGTTGGGCGCGGGGGAGATGAAGCCCCGGTGCCGGGACAGCGCGCGCAGCCACAGCGCGGGCCGGGCGAGGAAGGCCTCTGGCGGAATCAACACCAGGCTGCCCGGGTAGTTGAGCGCGGACATCAGGCAGCCGACCAGCCCCATGTCGTGGTACAGCGGCAGCCAGCTGACGCCCACGCGCGGCGACGTCTCGTCCAGCGGCATGAGCGCGTGGAGCGCGGCCACCTGCGCCATCAGCGCCGCGTGCGTCAGCGCCACCGGCTTGGGCGCCACCGTCGAACCCGAGGAGAACTGGATGAGGCCCAGCGCGTCCGGGCGCACCCGCACCTCGTGCGAGTCGTCCCCTCGCGACACCTCCTCCACCGTGTGACAGCCCAGCCGGGGCCGGGCGCGCTCCACGCTCGGCCCCAGCAGCAGCCTCACGCGCGCGTCCGTCAACACCACCGCGGCCGTCGTCACCTGGAGCATCCGCGACGTCGCCTGGTGGTACTCCTCCAGCCGCCCCAGCCGCACCGGCGGATACAACGGCACGGGCACCGCGCCCGCCAGCAGCGCGCCGAAGAACGCGTCCATGAAGCCCGGCGAGGTGGGCAGCAGCAGCGCCACCCGCTCGCCCGCGCGCACGCCCAGCCGCGCGAGCCCCGCCGCCGTGCGCCGCGCGCGGCGGTACACCTCCGCCCAGGGGAGCACCTCCTCGCGCTCCGCGGCGTCCACGAACGTCAGCTGGTAGGGGGTGGCGCTCGTCGAGGCGAGCGCCTCGTTCAACGTGGGGTGGAGTACCCGCTGGAGCCTGGGTCCCTTCACGAGCGGGCCTCGGCCGGGACGCGGGCGGACTCCCCCACGCGGCTGGCCACCAGCCGGGTCAGGTCCGCCACCGTCTTCAGCTCCTGCGCGTCCTCCTCCGACAGGCGGATGCGGAAGCGGTTCTCGAGCCCCACCGCCAGCACCGTCAACCCGAGGCTGTCGAGCTGCAGGTCGCGGAAGAGGTCCTGCTGGGGGTCCACCGTGCCCTTCCACTCCAGCTCCTCGGTGGCGATGCGACGAATCTCGGCCAGGACCTCCTGCTCGAGCTCAACCATGGGGCACCTCCGGGATGAAGCGAGGACGACGGGAGAAGGCGCGCGAGTAGGCCGCACCCAGCGCCGCCTCCTCCGCGCGGATGCGCACGAAGAGCAGCGCCGCGTTGCCCAACGAGAAGACGACGGCGGTCCACCAGGCGCCGTGGATGAGGGGGACCGCGGCCAGCTCCAGCACCACGGCGACGTAGTTGGGGTGACGCAGGAAGCGGTAGGGGCCGTGCGTCACCGGCGCCAGGTCCGGCACCACGATGATGCGCGAGTTCCACCGGTCGCCCAGCGTGGCGATGGCCCAGTAGCGCAGCCCCTGCGCCACCACCGCCAGGGCCAGGGCCGCCCAGCCCCACGCGCCCGGGAAGGCGCGCTCCAGGAGGAAGACCTCGCCCACGCACGCGACCAGGAAGAGCGTGTGGAAGGCCACCATGAAGCGGTAGTGCGCCTGCCCCGACTCCACGCCTCCCCTGGCGAACGCGCGCGCCGCGTTGCGCCGGGAGAGCGCCAGCTCCACCAGGCGCTCCAGCACCAGCAGGAGCATGTAGCCCAGGAAGACGGCCTGCGTGAGCGTCACCATCGCAGGAGCACCATCTCCGCGCAGAAGCCCGGCCCCAGGGCCATCATCAGCCCCCAGTCCCCGGGCCGCGCGTTGGCCTTCTCCAGCGTCTCGCCCAGCACGAACAGCACCGACGCCGACGACAGGTTGCCCACCTCCCGCAGCGACTCCCAGGAGCGCGCCAGCGCCTCCCCCTCCAGCTCCAGCGCCTCCTCGAAGGCCTGCAGCACCCGGGGCCCGCCGGTGTGCGCCACCCAGTGGCGGATGTCACTGCGACGCAGGCCGTGCTCCGTCAGGAAGCCCTCCACGTCGCGCAGGATGTGGTCCTTCACCAGCTGCGGCACCTTGGCGGAGAGAATCACCTTGAAGCCCGAGTCCACCACGTCCCAGCCCATGATGCGCTCGGTGTCCGGGTAGAACACCGACCGGGACGCCATCACCCGCGGCCCCCGGGCGCCGGCCGCCTCCGCGCCCCGGACCACCGCGCACGCCGCGCCGTCGCCGAAGAGGCCGGAGGCGATGATGTTGGGGATGGACAGGTCCTCGCGCTGCAACGTCAGCGAGCACAGCTCCGCGGCGACGAGCAGCGCGGTGTGCGTGGGGAACGCGCGCAGGTAGTCCGCCGCGCGCGCCAGCCCCGCCACGCCCGCCACGCACCCCAGCCCGAAGATGGGCGTGCGCTTGACGTCCCCGCGCAGGCCCAGCCGGTTCACCAGCCGCGCGTCGATGCTGGGCGTCGCGATGCCCGTCACCGAGACGAAGAAGACATGGTCCACGTCCCGCGGCGTCAGCTCCGCCCGCTCCAGCGCCTGGCGCGCCACCTGCTCGCTCAGCGCGGTGGCCTCCCGAATCCAGGCGTCGTTGCGCGCCTGGAACGTGACCAGCTTGGCGTAGGAGTCGAGCGGCACCGCCAGGTAGCGACCCCTCACCCGGACGCTGCGGTGCAGTTCCTCCAGGCGCTCCACGTTGAAGTGGCGCGTCGCCCACAGCCCGCGAAAGGCCTCGATGAGCTGTTCCTGGGTGGCGTAGTGGGATGGCAACGCCCGTCCCACCGCGCGGATGAAGGGCAAGCTTGGGTCCTGGCCAGGGGAACTGTGCATGGGGTCTCGGTCCGTGCAGCGAGCAGGAAACCACGCTTAGCCGGAACCAGGCGAGGACGCGACACTCACACGTCGACTTGAGGACCCCTGGCGGCCTCTCCGAGCATCAGTGTCACACGGTCGACGCCGCCCCCCGGCCGGAGCCCAGGCGGGTCCCCCGGCTGTCACACGCCAGACACCCTGGGCCCGGCTCAAAGCCTGGACATGCCTTGTGCAAGGCCAGCGCGCTCCGCCCGCTCGCGGACGCGCCGCCGCTCCCGCGCGACGAGCAGCCACGCCAGCAGCAGACTTCCCGGACCACCCGGCGCGGCGGCGCATCCCCCGTCGTCTCCGGGGGGCTCGGGTTGCTCGGGGGAGCCCTGAACGCAGGGCTCGCCCTTCGCGTCGGCGGTGATGCACAGCCGTCCATAGCGCCCCACGCCCTCGTGGCGGCCATCCACCACCGCGACGATGACGCGCGTGGCGCCCCGGGCGTCCACGGTGGCGGTGAGGGAGTTCGAGTCCTCCGCGTGGGCCACGTGGAGCACGGCGGTGTCCGTCACGGCGGCCACGAGCAGGTGCAGCTTCGTGAGGTCCTCCCCGGCATTGGGCTCGTAGCGGGCGAGCACCGCCTCGGCGCCGCCGTCGACCTCGAAGTAGCGCGTGGAGGCGGCCGTCACGCGGACCTCCGGCTCCTGGGTGGGGAGTGCGCGCGCGGACGTCAACGGCTGCGCGAGGCCACCGGCGCCCGTGTAGCCCTCGCCAGCCTTCGCGCGCGCGCCCGTGTAGAAGTTCCACCGCGTGAACTCCGCGAAGGCGGTGTCGAAGTCCGCGCCTCGCTGGCGCAGCACGGTGTCCAGCAGCAGGGGCCAGCGCGCCTCCGGGGCGCGGAGGCTCTCTTCCCACAGGCTGACGAGGGCCGCGTCGCCGAAGCGTTCGGCCAGGAAGAGGAAGAACACGCCCGCGCCGTAGGAGAAGGTCGCGGCGGGGCTGTCCGCGTCCAGCACGAGGGTGCGGTCGGGGCGGTTGAAGTAGCTGACGGCGAAGTGCTCCAGGTCGTCGAGTTCCGGATTGAAGCGCTCGCTCGCCCAGACGGCCGTGCCCTCGGAGACGACGCCGCCGAGCCCCGGCCGGTACGCGGCCTGGACGGCGTGGAAGAGCTCGTGGCTGGCGAGGATGTCCACCGCCTCCTCGTAGGAGGCGTAGCCGTAGCCCGCGAAGTCGTTCTCCTGGACCATGTGCCCGGCGCAGCGGGTGCCATCGGGCTCGCAGGCGTCGAGCCGGAAGGCGCCGTCGGCGCGGCCTCCGAAGTCGACGAGGTACACGTCGAACAGCCCATCCCCGCCGTTGTCCCCGGCCACCGCCGCGTCCTCCACCGGACGCCGGAAGCCCAGCTGGGTGTAGAAATCCTCGACGCGGTCATAGGCGCGCGCGACGACCTCCACGGCGTCGGGGACGCCATCACCATCCACGTCGGCCGCGGGCACCGCGTTTGCCCCCACGCGGGTGAAGTGGACGCGGAAGTGCCCCTCGGGGGACACCACCGACTCCACCACGTCGCCCGGGTCGTAGCGCGGTATCGGCGACGTCGGCGAGGTCGGACGCCCCTCCGATTGCAGCCCTTCCTCCATCGTCATCGACGACTCGGGAAGCTCGTGTGGCCCGCGCGGGGAGGCGACGGGAGCACAGCCCAGGGGAAGCAACAGGAGGAGCGTCCGGAGGCTCATGGCAGGAACGCCCACTTCACCCGGAACTGGCCGGAGCCGCTGGGCGTCCCCGCCGGGAGCTCGCCCTCCGTGTTGCAGTGCGTCTGCACCGCGGGCTCGTAGTACGAGACGACCTCCAGCTTCACGTGTCGGCCGTCCGCCAGCTGGAGGATGAACACCTGGCCCGTCATCGTCAGGCAGCCCTCGTACTGGAAGTAGCCGCCCAACCGCGTGAGCGGCCCGCCCAGGAGGCCATCGTCGATGAAGGTGCACGCGTCGTCGAACCAGGCCTCCTTCTCGAACGTCCAGGCGCCGTCGATCGACGTCACCGAGGCGAACGTCGCGCCCTCGGCGGCCTTCGCCACGGAGACGCAGGAGGGGCCGGAGGTGCCGCTGTTGACGCGCAGCGAGTAGCGACGGAACGCGAGGTCCCACGCCGTGGAGGCGAGCGCCGCCTGGTCATCCACCTGCACCTGCTGGAGGCCCTGCGACGTGAAGCGCACGTAGGTATAGGACATCGTTGGCGACTGGCCGCCAGCGCGCGCGTCCACGTACGAGAGGAACTCGCCGCTGGTCGTGCCCTCCTCGCGCATGGTGCCCGTGGACACCACCGTCAGCAGGTCGAGCGTGTCGATGCCCTGCTCCTTGCAAGTGACGTCGACGGGGTCACACGTCCGCGCGCCGGCGTCCGGCTCCGTCCCCGCGTCCGTCCCGCCATCCGTCTGCGTCCCGGAGTCCGGAATCGGGTCGGTGGGCTCGTCATCGTCCCCACAGGCCGCCAGCAGCGCCAGCGACATGGCCACCGCGGCCAGGACCCACAGGCCCTGGTGCCCCGCGCGCCTCGGCATCGTCTCGTCGGACTGAATCATCATCGTTTCCGCTCCCTCTCCCTGGGTGGATTGCGTGACTCGGTGCCCGGGCTCACGTCCGGGCGGCGCGGCGGGGATGACGGCCGGGCGCTCGTCGACATGGGGACCTCGCTCCCGGACACGTCCCTCGCCCGATGAGAGGGCAACTTACTTGATAACGATTCTCATTTTCAATATTGAATCATTCTCGTCGGTTGCGCGGAGGAGGAGCGCGTTGAGGCGGATGCGCGCGGCGCTCGTGAACGCGATGGATGGAGCTCTGGTTCGTGAAGTTGTCGCGGGCGACGCGGGTGGATGCGCCGCGTGACGTCGGCGGGGGTTGCGCGAGGACCCGCTGGAGCGACACGACGTGCCCCGGCGGCGCGTCCGCCCCAGGGCCCACGGGGCGGACGGCGCTCGGGAGGGCGTGGGGGCTACTCGAAGCGATAGCCCTTGGGCACCACGACGATGCCGCTGTCGGTGACGGTGAAGCCCCGGGCCTTGTCGGCCTCCAGGTCGAAGCCGATCTTCGCGTTGGGCGGAACGCGCACGCCCTTGTCGATGATGGCGTTCTTCACCTGGGCGTGCCGGCCGATGTCCACCTCGTCGAAGACGATGGAGCGCTGCACGTTGGCGTAGCTGTTCACGCGGGCGCGGCGGAAGAGGATGCTCTCGCGCACGACGCCGCCGGAGATGATGCAGCCGCCGGCCACCATGGAGTTGAGGGCGCGGCCCACGCGCTCGCCGGATTCGTGGACGAACTTGGCCGGCGGGCTGTACTCGCTGGCGGTGCGCAGCGGCCACTCAGCGTTGAAGATGTCGAACTCCGGGTTCACCGACACCAGGTCCATGGACGCCTCGTGGTACGCGTCCAGCGTGCCCACGTCGCGCCAGTAGGTGTTGGGGCCCGTCTGGCCCGGGATGGGGTTCTTGGCGAAGTCGTAGGTCTGGATGTGGTAGCCGTCGCGCAGCGCGCGGGGCAGCACGTCCTTGCCGAAGTCGTGCTGCGAGCCCTCCGTCTTCGCGTCGATTTCGAGCAACTCCGCCAGCACCTTGCTGCGG
The genomic region above belongs to Myxococcus stipitatus and contains:
- a CDS encoding type III polyketide synthase is translated as MHSSPGQDPSLPFIRAVGRALPSHYATQEQLIEAFRGLWATRHFNVERLEELHRSVRVRGRYLAVPLDSYAKLVTFQARNDAWIREATALSEQVARQALERAELTPRDVDHVFFVSVTGIATPSIDARLVNRLGLRGDVKRTPIFGLGCVAGVAGLARAADYLRAFPTHTALLVAAELCSLTLQREDLSIPNIIASGLFGDGAACAVVRGAEAAGARGPRVMASRSVFYPDTERIMGWDVVDSGFKVILSAKVPQLVKDHILRDVEGFLTEHGLRRSDIRHWVAHTGGPRVLQAFEEALELEGEALARSWESLREVGNLSSASVLFVLGETLEKANARPGDWGLMMALGPGFCAEMVLLRW
- a CDS encoding fatty acyl-AMP ligase, whose amino-acid sequence is MKGPRLQRVLHPTLNEALASTSATPYQLTFVDAAEREEVLPWAEVYRRARRTAAGLARLGVRAGERVALLLPTSPGFMDAFFGALLAGAVPVPLYPPVRLGRLEEYHQATSRMLQVTTAAVVLTDARVRLLLGPSVERARPRLGCHTVEEVSRGDDSHEVRVRPDALGLIQFSSGSTVAPKPVALTHAALMAQVAALHALMPLDETSPRVGVSWLPLYHDMGLVGCLMSALNYPGSLVLIPPEAFLARPALWLRALSRHRGFISPAPNFAYGLCLKRVKDAEMAGVDLSSWVHALNGAEPVSIQTLRRFADRFEKWGFSARALRPVYGLSEASLAVTFPPASRGPRALGVDPERLAREGVVVEGSRELVSVGSPVPGFEVEVRDADGAVLPERRVGRVFARGPSLMSGYFGDEAATRRALTPEGWLDTGDLGFIDDGELYLTGRAKDVVIIRGANHAPQTFEDPLLGVEGVRVGCAVALGFVPEGETDEALLILAERSGLEAPEALEERIRAVVLAATGVRAHTVRVLEPGTLPRTSSGKLRRREALQRFQAGTLSPPKKVGMVRMAVEMAKSALAMARAEQEP
- a CDS encoding MXAN_6640 family putative metalloprotease; the protein is MSLRTLLLLLPLGCAPVASPRGPHELPESSMTMEEGLQSEGRPTSPTSPIPRYDPGDVVESVVSPEGHFRVHFTRVGANAVPAADVDGDGVPDAVEVVARAYDRVEDFYTQLGFRRPVEDAAVAGDNGGDGLFDVYLVDFGGRADGAFRLDACEPDGTRCAGHMVQENDFAGYGYASYEEAVDILASHELFHAVQAAYRPGLGGVVSEGTAVWASERFNPELDDLEHFAVSYFNRPDRTLVLDADSPAATFSYGAGVFFLFLAERFGDAALVSLWEESLRAPEARWPLLLDTVLRQRGADFDTAFAEFTRWNFYTGARAKAGEGYTGAGGLAQPLTSARALPTQEPEVRVTAASTRYFEVDGGAEAVLARYEPNAGEDLTKLHLLVAAVTDTAVLHVAHAEDSNSLTATVDARGATRVIVAVVDGRHEGVGRYGRLCITADAKGEPCVQGSPEQPEPPGDDGGCAAAPGGPGSLLLAWLLVARERRRVRERAERAGLAQGMSRL
- a CDS encoding acyl carrier protein, with the protein product MVELEQEVLAEIRRIATEELEWKGTVDPQQDLFRDLQLDSLGLTVLAVGLENRFRIRLSEEDAQELKTVADLTRLVASRVGESARVPAEARS
- a CDS encoding isoprenylcysteine carboxyl methyltransferase family protein — protein: MVTLTQAVFLGYMLLLVLERLVELALSRRNAARAFARGGVESGQAHYRFMVAFHTLFLVACVGEVFLLERAFPGAWGWAALALAVVAQGLRYWAIATLGDRWNSRIIVVPDLAPVTHGPYRFLRHPNYVAVVLELAAVPLIHGAWWTAVVFSLGNAALLFVRIRAEEAALGAAYSRAFSRRPRFIPEVPHG
- a CDS encoding HmuY family protein, which gives rise to MMIQSDETMPRRAGHQGLWVLAAVAMSLALLAACGDDDEPTDPIPDSGTQTDGGTDAGTEPDAGARTCDPVDVTCKEQGIDTLDLLTVVSTGTMREEGTTSGEFLSYVDARAGGQSPTMSYTYVRFTSQGLQQVQVDDQAALASTAWDLAFRRYSLRVNSGTSGPSCVSVAKAAEGATFASVTSIDGAWTFEKEAWFDDACTFIDDGLLGGPLTRLGGYFQYEGCLTMTGQVFILQLADGRHVKLEVVSYYEPAVQTHCNTEGELPAGTPSGSGQFRVKWAFLP